The following nucleotide sequence is from Malania oleifera isolate guangnan ecotype guangnan chromosome 4, ASM2987363v1, whole genome shotgun sequence.
ttagaagaaactGATTATATGCAACCAACTGAGGGTTTTGATacataaatgaataaaaatcatgtatgtttattaaagaaatctttatatgggctgaaacaatcacctagacaatggtataaacgatttgattcttacatgattcaaaatgatttctgtagaagcaattatgatggctgtgtttattataaatcatgtgataaatgtcatatatatttgctattatatgttgatgacatgttggttacTTGTGGAGACTttgatatattaaatcaagttaagtgcatgcttaaatctgaatttgaaatgaaagacttaggacctattaaaagaatacttggtatggaaataactagagaaaggaataaaaagcttctctacttgtcttaaaagtcttatatttcaaaggtattaaaaagatttggaatgagtcatgttaaatctacttctgtTCCTGTTGCACGGTATGTTGAGTTGTCTAAAAAACAGTGTcctaaaactgaaaatgagtcagtgtttatgaataaaataccttatgctagtatggttggtagtgtaatggttgctatggtatgttctagacctgatctatcttatgctgtaagtcaagtgagtagatttatgagcaaacctggaaaaccacattggcatgctttgaaacaaaattttcaatacttgtctggaacaaaatagtaaggattaatatttggaaaaatggatatgcattgtgaaatagggttaaaaggatatgtagattctgattATGCTGAAAATCTAGATACCAGAAAgtctttgtctggtatggtcttttcttttttaggtagtgctattagttggaaatcacACATGTAGTCGatggtagccttgtctaccacaGAGGCTGAATATATTAccatgactgaagcctttaaggaggctatatggataaaaggactgtgtctagagttaggaatgtatagtggaaccgttataatttattgtgacaatcaaaacactattcatttggctaggaatcatgtttatcatgataggtccaaacatatagatgttaggctgcattttgtgagggatattatttctagtggtgaaatagaagtaaggaaaattccAACAGAAGAGAATCTttctgatatgatgacaaaagcagtacctaaatccaagtttgaacattgtttaAACTTGGTTAACCTTGAAAGTTGCTAGTGTTTGTTTTGCAGGAACCGCCATAGGAGATGTTAAGGAGGTGCAAGGGccacaagcttgccaaggtggagaattgttcgAGTGTCAAGCTTGAGGAAGAAAAGAATCCAGGCTGTCCGTTCTATTAGAGATCCAGTGGCTATTTTTTACACTTTTTTTATGGGGGGTAGTGATGTAATTTGCCTTTTACTAATTGTAAATAGGAAAAACAGCAGGGCTAGGGGGGGTTTAATTTTGTTTTGGTAGCTTCAGAACAGATTGTAGCGCAACCAAGACTTCCCTTCCATTTCAGAACCGAGAGGAGTGCCTTCACCTGCGAGAGAGGACCTGCAACCCGAGAGAGTCGTCGCCAGCCAAAAGAGATCCTTTAGCCGCAGCACATGAGAGAGGGAGATGGAAGAAGGAGGGTTCGGCGTTGAGGATCTCTAGCCTCCAGTGGAGGTTCACGCACGGGTAAAAGGAAGGTAAACACAGATCTAGGTTTTTGGGAGGGTTTCTTTCAAGGAAATCAGGGAGAAATATAGGAAGAAGCttagggttcttcgcaggtgcgaagaGGGGTTTTCTTGGGTCGTTCTTGAACTGATTTTCAGAGGAAATCGATAAGCCAAGAGAGGTAAATCTGTGTACATGTATTTATTTCCACTGTCTGTAATAAAGCGTCTCCAAAGGTGAGTTCCTATCGtcgatgtaggccaatttttgggtcgaaccacgtaaatgcgTTCTTGTGGTTGTGTTTTTggtatgtttatgttttgctgaaATTATTGTGGCTTTACTGAATATTGGTTGGTGAATAATtgtttttcttgatcaggcttggTACACACGCACTAGCAGGTTTTAGTTTAGGTGTGGTACTGAAATTATTGTGGCTTTACTGAATATTGGTTGGTGAATAATtgtttttcttgatcaggcttggTACGCACGCACTAGCAAGTTTTAGGTTAGGTGTGGTTGTGGTTGCTGCTTAGATAAAAGTCAGATTCTTATTATGATTTGTTTATAATtgattaaaatctaaaaattagaATAAGCAATCAGGTTATTCACACAACACCCAACAAACCAAAGCATAGCAACAATTGTTGAAATCAAAGCTTTATCCGGTTCAAAGGTTGGCACAAAGAGCAATATATTGACGAGTCAAATGAGTTTCAAGTGAAGATACACACCTCCTCATCAGAATTAAGTTTGTCCGAAGACCGCAAGGTTCCATTGAAGATTGCCCCCACAACTTTGTAGACAGAATTGAAGATAAGCCCAACCCCTTGAGAACCTTCATTATGCACATAAAACTTGCCATCATTTATGGGACAAGCTTTTGCATGTCCTATAATTGTGTCCCATATCTTGGTTGCGGTAGCCCCACCAAGCATCTACAGTTTCCAAGAAAAATTACCCAAGTTAATTTAAAAAGATCATCAAGAACTTTTTTAAACACGAGAGTAAATTACTCAAATTACCCAACAAAACAAATTATTATCTTACATGGCGCAGTGAGGATTCATTGGTATAATACGACTGCAGAAAGTCTTTCACAGTTTCGATATTGTTGGACGACAACCGCTTGTGGGATGCACCATCTTTTGCTATTTTTTCCAAACGCCAGACTTCGTCAGCCAAGGATGGAGGGTGGTGCTTTTTATACACTAGGAAACAAATCACCCATCAGTCTGATGGTTCTAAAGCTATCAATAAGCAAAACAGCAGCAGAGAAATTTTGATGACTTTACAAGAACATTAAGCCTTATCAAAGACAGTTGATAGAAAATAAGAATAAAGGAGGGAGAAGAAGCTGCACTGTTTGCAAGTTAAAGGAATCAAAGTTAACTTTTTAATTGTCAAGTACGTTTACATAAACAAACATCATTGTTTGCAGGTATTTCAATAATTCTGATCAATTGTCTCTAAAGTTAATGATTCAAAGGAGCTTAGGCATAGAACTTACACTCCCCGCGATGATCCTTCACCATAAAAGCTTCACTTATTGCCTCTCTAACTTTAAGTTCACTTTGCACGCTTCTAGCTCCCAGCCTGAATTTTCGACTTCTTATCCAACTTGAATTATCAGTGAAAGCAATGTCACTGAGAGAACCAATTCCATCTCTCAATGTAATGGTCCGATCCCCAGTCACTAATGGCCTTTTACCATCTCTTGCCTGTACAATACTTGCGTTGAATTTCTGATCAGTCCACTCTTCTCGTTCAAAATCGCCATTAAGTGCTAGAATTTCAATCTTTATCGAGGATAGTGGACCATATGTTATAAGTTTCTTGGAGCTGGCATCAACTATAACTACTTTAAGGGGTGCACCATCCTCGGCTTCCACCCTGTTGCCCGTGAAAAGGGTAGCGGGCAGATTATTAAGGAAATGCAGCTGCCAGCCTCTATACTCAGATGATTCAATCTGAGGAGATGATGATCTACAGCAAAGTCACCATGATAGCCAGTATTAGATTGTGGATGATAAAATATCACAAAGATTCTAGTCAgcagatggggggggggggggggggagggggaaaCACAACATAAATGCTAGCATGCACATGAATGCCACAAACATGCACGGAAGCTCACTTTGTCTTAAATTTCAGGCCGTTGGAACAAAAAAGTAGTCTTAACACAACTTGTGTTTTAAGATTCAAACCACTTATTTTATCAGAAGTTCAAGATGGAACCAGATCCTACAAAGTTAAATTAGAATTGGGCCAGAGAACCTTTAATCATACTGACAATATTTCAGCAGGGTTTTGTCTGGTCTTACAGATCCCACAAGGACCAGCAAAGTCAAACTTCATTAAATCTCAAACCTGACACTtcaaagtatcaaaaatactttGCAGGAAAAATGGAACAATCAAAACAAGGAGCTGACCTTCGAGATGATTGAACATAGGGTTCAATTGCATGTTCCACCTCCTCCCTCACCTGTTTGACAATATATGGAGAATGACGAACACAGACATGAAAGTAAAAGGTAAAATATTTACAAAGCCAATCATTCCATTAACATATTAACACCTAAATTGAATGACCCATGATTATCAAAAAATTCCAATACGAATGACTAAATATTGAACTTTTCATTCTGAAACTACAACATAGTAGATGAACTTATTGAACATGTAGTGGAAAATTTTGAACATTCATCAATTTTTTTATTGATCAACAACAATACATGCATGTGTGCTGATGAGGATACAAAAGCCTTTTCTATGTCTTCTTCACAGCCAAATGTTACAGATATCCAAGATGGGTTGTGACAAAAGTTTTGAGTTCAAAACATGACAACCCTATCGAACGTGAAAATGGGAAAAACGCCAAATAGAAAAAATACCAGAAGAATACTACAGAAGTTCAAATCCCAGTTTTCTAACTTGTGGAATTGCAATTACCAATTTACCATAGTGCCTAGGGCAGAGCAACAAGCCACTGATTCTTCCTAGCtacttttttcaaaaagaaaaaaaaaaaatctgttgaTTCC
It contains:
- the LOC131154249 gene encoding calmodulin-binding protein 60 B-like; amino-acid sequence: MSRKRSLWDDDGDGDDDNEDDCLEVPVRPLKRQLPFQNCCTGFLNLTGKEILSKLEPLIRKAVREEVEHAIEPYVQSSRRSSSPQIESSEYRGWQLHFLNNLPATLFTGNRVEAEDGAPLKVVIVDASSKKLITYGPLSSIKIEILALNGDFEREEWTDQKFNASIVQARDGKRPLVTGDRTITLRDGIGSLSDIAFTDNSSWIRSRKFRLGARSVQSELKVREAISEAFMVKDHRGELYKKHHPPSLADEVWRLEKIAKDGASHKRLSSNNIETVKDFLQSYYTNESSLRHMLGGATATKIWDTIIGHAKACPINDGKFYVHNEGSQGVGLIFNSVYKVVGAIFNGTLRSSDKLNSDEEYTVSTLKQHAYKHLNDLVQIDDPFLSSLTLGPRLPEFPDATLGQPEALLGFNPSSSSYQVEDRNQVLALTPGNNFVMEDYFSEPYSGGNIWAASGLPGQVALTNNLAVNDISQAQASTWSPLPATWGPGNSPFLASSNGSEIGIISSLPGFGVHFLRSRSGTPKARWCKIRAAVMCMISVRRNVAARRRQGFGFW